In Prosthecobacter debontii, the sequence CAGAGCCAAGTCAATGAAGGTGAAGGCCAGAGGCAGACCGGTCAGACCGCCGATACCGAACATCGGCAGGAAAGCGGAGGCGAACATCATCTGCGGGGTGAAGCGGATGGAACCACCCCAGAGAGAGATCATCAGACCGGTAAGAAGGATCACGGAAGGCACGGAAATGAGCACCGTGGTGATCTGGAAGTAGGTGGACATCATCGTGCCCATGCCGGTGAGATACATGTGGTGAGCCCAGACCAGGAAGCTGAGGAAACCGAGGGTCAGAGCGGCGTAAACCATGGACTTGTAACCCCACAGCGGACGGCGGGTATTGGCCGGAATGACGTCGGAAAGGATGGCGAAGGCCGGAAGGATCAACACATACACCTCAGGGTGAGCCAGGAACCAGAACAAGTGCTGATAGAGCAGCGGGCTACCACCACCGGAGATGTCCAGGTGCTGACCACCTTCCATCAGGCCGGTTGGCAGGAAGAAGCTGGCGCCGAAAACACGGTCCACGAGCTGAAGCAGAGCGGCCACTTCGAGAGGAGGGAAGGCCAGAAGCAGCAGGAAGCTGGTGACGAACATGGCCCAGCAGAAGAAAGGCATACGCATCCAGCTCATGCCTTTGGCGCGGAGGTTGATGATCGTGGTGATCACGTTCACCGAACCGAGGAGGGAGGCGGAAATGTTAAACACCATCGCGGTGAGCCACCAAGTGTGACCGTGGGCCCAGACGTTGCTCACGGCCAGGGTGGTGGTGGAAGCCAGAGGCGAATACATCGTCCAACCCGTCTGCACAGGACCCGTGCCGACGAAGAAGCTGTAAAGCATGAGCACGCCGCTGACGAAGAACAGCCAGAAGCTCCACATGTTCAGTTTCGGGAAGGCCATATCAATGGTCCCGATCTGAAGGGGCATGACGAAGTTCACGAAACCGGCGAAACCGAGAGGCACAATGCCCAGGAACACCATGATGGTGCCGTGCATGGCGCCGAGCATGTTGTAGAGCTCACCATTGACGATGCCCCCAGGAGCCCAGCGGCCGATCGTCTCATGGAACAGCCAACCGATGCCTGGCAGACCTTCTACAAACTGAAGCCCTGGAACAGGCTGACCTGGGAAGGCGATGCTCCAACGCATGAGCAACATCAGGAAGAAGCCCAGCAGGAGGAAAAGCAGACCGCTCAAAGCATACTGAATGCCGATGACCTTGTGGTCACAGGAGAAGATATACTTGCCGATAAATCCCGGCTCGTGGTGGTCATGCGCATGATCGGCTCCGTGGGAGTGATCGTGAGTAGTGGCTGCGGCGCTCATAGGAAGAAGGAAGGAACCAAAGATACGGGATGGTCGTGGGGGGACGATCAGTGAGACTGCTTGAAATGGAGAGGGTCCGACAGAAAACCTGACTCGGAAGAAGAGCTCAGGCCGGTCGAACCTTGGGATGCAGCGTGGAGCCCACGCTGCGATGGCTTAGGCCACACCTTTTCCGAGACTGCCTGAGGAGTCTGGCCAGAGAAGGGTTGCCATGGGGAAAACATGAAAGGGGGAATCGCGAAATTACTTGGCCGCTGGAGCTGTGGCACCAGGACCGGCAGGAATGTCGCCAGGAACGTCTTTGTCTTTGAAAGCGTCAAGCTCAGCCATGGTCCACTGAGTGGCACGCTTTTCATCCGCGCGAACTTTCTCCACCATCTCTTTGGTGACCATGTGGGCTTCGTTGCCCCAGTTGTTACGGATGTAGGTCAGCACGTTGGCGAGGTCTCCGGAGGACATGCCTGCACCGAAGGGCTGCATGCCGCCAGGGAAGTTGTAGTTCTGGCCTTTCACGGTCACCTGACCGGTCAAACCGTGCTGGACGACGCGGATGAGGCGCTCGGTGCCGCCGGTCACCCACTCGGAACCTGCCAGAGGAGGATATTGGCCAGGAATGCCCATCCCACTGCCCTGGTGGCAACCACCACAGACAGCGTAACCGCTGGCACCTTTTTTCATGGCGACCTGGAAGGGATCAGCCGCGACGTCACCACCGGGGCCTTTCGGACGTGGGTCACCACCGCTCACCGTTTTCGTGGCAAAGGGATTGCTGACGTCGAATTTGAAACCACCGGTCATCGGGCCGAGCTGGCCACCAGCGATGATGGCGACGACCATGAACAGGAAAAGCACCCACATAGGGGCAGGTTCACGGCCTGGCTCAAGGTCGGCCTTTTCACGCTTCACGGCGGCGTGAAGACGGTCGAGGTCGTTGCTGTCAGGGTTAGGAAAGGAGGAGGGAGCGCTCATGGGCGGGGTCGCAAGTGATCCAGGGGGTTACTTCTTGGCGGCATCGGCGGCCGGAGCGGCAGCGACTGCGGCGGACTCACCAGGGACGGGATAATCTTTTTTCAGGGAGAGCAGGTAGTTCACCAGGTTCTCTGCTTCAGGGGTCGGGATGACTTCGTAGCCTTCTTTCACCTTGAACTTCTTGGGCAGTTTAAGAGCCTTATCGGAGACGGGACCCTGAGCTAGGCGCACCTGATAAAGGTGAGCGAAGGAAGGCATGTTGGACCAGTCGTGACGAGACTTCGGTGCAAAAAGCATCTGATGGATCTCCTCACGGCTTGGGGCGCGCCAGCCATAGTTGGCGAGGTCAGGACCGTTACGCTGCACACCGAGGTAAGCGTAAGGCTCACCTAAATAGTCCAGAAGGGTGTTGGAGCGGACAGGAGTAGCTGGGCGGGCCTCCTGATCTTGACCCCAACCTTTACGCCAGCCATCGAGGGCGAGCTGAGTGGGGCGGATCATCTGCGTGTGGCACTGAGCGCAACCTTCACGGGCATAGACGAGCTGGCCTTGGCGGTTGATCGGAGCCTGCGGATATTGACCTTCGATGCCATCGGCATCTTTGTCATAGGTCAGGGGTTGCAGCGCTTGGTATTTGATCGCCGGAACGACAATCAAGCAGAGCCAGGGAAGACCAAAGCTGGCGACAAGGGCGAGAATAAACGTGCGGAACTGGCTCATGCGTGGGCGGCGTGGGGAAGGGCTTCTTCGTGATCATGCTCAAGCAGTGTCGGAGAGGAACTGCGGCGGCCAAGACCGGCCACCATGAGCATGAGATGGATCAGGAACCAAAC encodes:
- a CDS encoding cytochrome c oxidase subunit I; this translates as MSAAATTHDHSHGADHAHDHHEPGFIGKYIFSCDHKVIGIQYALSGLLFLLLGFFLMLLMRWSIAFPGQPVPGLQFVEGLPGIGWLFHETIGRWAPGGIVNGELYNMLGAMHGTIMVFLGIVPLGFAGFVNFVMPLQIGTIDMAFPKLNMWSFWLFFVSGVLMLYSFFVGTGPVQTGWTMYSPLASTTTLAVSNVWAHGHTWWLTAMVFNISASLLGSVNVITTIINLRAKGMSWMRMPFFCWAMFVTSFLLLLAFPPLEVAALLQLVDRVFGASFFLPTGLMEGGQHLDISGGGSPLLYQHLFWFLAHPEVYVLILPAFAILSDVIPANTRRPLWGYKSMVYAALTLGFLSFLVWAHHMYLTGMGTMMSTYFQITTVLISVPSVILLTGLMISLWGGSIRFTPQMMFASAFLPMFGIGGLTGLPLAFTFIDLALHDTYYVIGHFHYVVAPGTIFALFAGVYHWYPKITGRKMSDFLGKLHFWPSLLGMNLIFAPMFIQGLGGFHRRWYDGGKYFEQTSSASNWVTELTHNVFGLFGMDVPNNLLGLNVLMSVGAFILALGQVPFILNVFLSIKGGKKTNSDNPWHCTTLEWATPTPPPHGNFTFEPVVVRGPYEYSVPGCNQDYFPQWEIEPGKAAPVPAAPTPAPAAHH
- a CDS encoding c-type cytochrome; this encodes MSAPSSFPNPDSNDLDRLHAAVKREKADLEPGREPAPMWVLFLFMVVAIIAGGQLGPMTGGFKFDVSNPFATKTVSGGDPRPKGPGGDVAADPFQVAMKKGASGYAVCGGCHQGSGMGIPGQYPPLAGSEWVTGGTERLIRVVQHGLTGQVTVKGQNYNFPGGMQPFGAGMSSGDLANVLTYIRNNWGNEAHMVTKEMVEKVRADEKRATQWTMAELDAFKDKDVPGDIPAGPGATAPAAK
- a CDS encoding cbb3-type cytochrome c oxidase subunit II gives rise to the protein MSQFRTFILALVASFGLPWLCLIVVPAIKYQALQPLTYDKDADGIEGQYPQAPINRQGQLVYAREGCAQCHTQMIRPTQLALDGWRKGWGQDQEARPATPVRSNTLLDYLGEPYAYLGVQRNGPDLANYGWRAPSREEIHQMLFAPKSRHDWSNMPSFAHLYQVRLAQGPVSDKALKLPKKFKVKEGYEVIPTPEAENLVNYLLSLKKDYPVPGESAAVAAAPAADAAKK